In a single window of the Drosophila miranda strain MSH22 chromosome XL, D.miranda_PacBio2.1, whole genome shotgun sequence genome:
- the LOC108161241 gene encoding innexin inx2, producing the protein MFDVFGSVKGLLKIDQVCIDNNVFRMHYKATVIILIAFSLLVTSRQYIGDPIDCIVDEIPLGVMDTYCWIYSTFTVPERLTGVTGRDVVQPGVGSHVEGKDAVKYHKYYQWVCFVLFFQAILFYVPRYLWKSWEGGRLKMLVMDLNSPIVNDECKNDRKKILVDYFIGNLNRHNFYAFRFFVCEALNFVNVIGQIYFVDFFLDGEFSTYGSDVLKFTEMEPDERIDPMARVFPKVTKCTFHKYGPSGDVQKFDGLCVLPLNIVNEKIYVFLWFWFIILSILSGISLIYRIAVVAGPKLRHLLLRARSRLAESEEVEQVANKCNIGDWFLLYQLGKNIDPLIYKEVISDLSREMVDDEHSAHKRPFDA; encoded by the coding sequence ATGTTTGACGTATTCGGCTCCGTTAAGGGCCTGCTGAAGATCGACCAGGTGTGCATCGACAACAATGTATTCCGGATGCACTACAAAGCCACCGTGATCATCCTGATCGCCTTCTCCCTGCTGGTGACATCTCGCCAGTATATCGGGGATCCGATCGACTGCATCGTCGACGAGATACCCCTGGGTGTGATGGACACCTACTGCTGGATCTATTCGACATTCACAGTCCCGGAACGCCTCACCGGTGTGACCGGCAGGGATGTGGTCCAGCCGGGCGTTGGCTCCCATGTGGAGGGGAAGGATGCGGTCAAGTACCACAAGTACTACCAGTGGGTGTGCTTTGTGCTCTTCTTCCAGGCGATACTCTTCTACGTGCCGCGCTACCTATGGAAGTCGTGGGAGGGCGGACGTCTCAAGATGCTCGTGATGGACCTGAACAGCCCGATCGTGAACGATGAGTGCAAGAACGATCGCAAGAAGATCCTCGTCGACTACTTCATTGGCAATCTGAATCGGCACAACTTCTACGCCTTCCGCTTCTTCGTCTGCGAGGCCCTCAATTTTGTGAATGTGATTGGACAGATCTACTTTGTGGACTTCTTCCTCGACGGCGAGTTCAGCACATACGGCAGCGATGTGCTCAAGTTCACCGAAATGGAGCCCGATGAGCGCATCGATCCGATGGCGCGGGTCTTTCCAAAGGTCACGAAATGTACGTTCCACAAATACGGTCCCTCCGGCGATGTGCAGAAGTTCGACGGACTGTGCGTGCTGCCGTTAAACATTGTCAACGAGAAGATCTACGTGTTCCTGTGGTTCTGGTTCATCATCCTCAGCATATTATCGGGCATCTCGCTCATCTACCGCATCGCCGTCGTTGCCGGCCCCAAGCTCCGTCACCTGCTCCTCCGCGCCCGTTCCCGCCTGGCCGAGAGCGAGGAGGTCGAGCAAGTGGCCAACAAGTGCAACATCGGTGACTGGTTCCTGCTCTACCAGCTGGGAAAGAACATcgatccactcatctacaaGGAGGTGATATCCGATCTCTCGCGCGAAATGGTCGACGATGAGCACAGTGCTCACAAGCGACCATTCGATGCCTAA
- the LOC108165072 gene encoding innexin inx7 has product MLNTFSSVRQYLKFDITRVIIDNIVFKLHYRWTFVILLVATLLITSRQYIGEHIQCISDAVIAPVINTFCFFTPTFTVVKHYNNTAFKNGEIFSPGIGPFNQNEDKIKRHGYYQWVPFVLFFQALCFYVPHFLWKKWEGGRVKALVFGLRMVGLTKYLKNDSLRIGKLNIPSMAEADERIKDIRRTMIDRMRLNQSWGAHLVFAEVLNLVNLLLQITWTNRFLAGEFLTLGPKALHSRWVDEMNALDIVFPKVTKCKFFKFGASGSLQEHDTLCVMALNIMNEKIYVILWFWYAFLLIVTVLGLVWRLLTLFFYKNLTFTRWSLYWAKPGRVDENEISAVIDKCNFSNWMFLFFLRTNLSEFLFKKIIYHLASEFPDPDRDNDINAYRDRVPHYPDTSGLDTTDSPLLHLRHPSTAPHQLPSTSGMSTKQPV; this is encoded by the exons ATGCTGAACACATTCAGCTCGGTGAGGCAGTACCTCAAGTTCGATATTACGCGGGTGATCATCGACAATATTGTCTTCAAGCTGCACTATCGCTGGACCTTTGTCATCCTCCTGGTGGCCACACTACTGATCACCTCCCGCCAGTACATTGGCGAACATATCCAGTGTATATCCGATGCTGTGATTGCACCGGTGATCAATACCTTTTGTTTCTTTACGCCCACTTTTACTGTG GTGAAGCACTACAACAATACTGCCTTTAAGAATGGTGAAATCTTCTCGCCTGGTATCGGACCGTTCAATCAAAATGAGGATAAGATCAAGCGCCATGGCTACTATCAGTGGGTGCCGTTTGTGCTGTTCTTCCAGGCGCTCTGCTTCTATGTGCCGCACTTTCTATGGAAGAAGTGGGAGGGCGGACGGGTCAAGGCCTTGGTCTTTGGCCTCCGGATGGTGGGCCTCACCAAATACCTCAAGAACGATAGTCTACGGATTGGCAAGCTGAACATACCCTCGATGGCGGAGGCCGATGAGCGGATAAAGGACATCCGTCGGACAATGATCGATCGCATGCGATTGAATCAGTCTTGGGGCGCACATTTGGTCTTTGCCGAGGTGCTCAATCTGGTGAATCTGCTGTTGCAGATCACCTGGACGAACCGCTTCCTGGCCGGAGAGTTCCTCACACTGGGCCCGAAGGCTCTGCACTCCCGatgggtggacgagatgaatGCCTTGGATATCGTCTTCCCCAAGGTGACCAAGTGTAAGTTCTTCAAGTTCGGCGCCTCCGGATCGCTGCAGGAGCACGACACCCTCTGTGTGATGGCCCTGAACATCATGAACGAGAAAATCTATGTGATATTGTGGTTCTGGTATGCCTTCCTGTTGATTGTCACCGTTCTGGGTCTCGTCTGGCGACTTCTGACGCTGTTCTTTTACAAAAA CTTGACCTTTACCCGCTGGTCTCTGTATTGGGCCAAGCCGGGTAGAGTGGACGAGAACGAGATCTCTGCGGTGATCGACAAGTGCAACTTCTCCAACTGGATGTTCCTCTTCTTTCTGCGCACCAACTTATCCGAGTTCCTGTTCAAGAAGATCATCTATCATCTGGCCAGCGAGTTCCCCGATCCCGATCGCGACAACGACATCAATGCGTATCGCGATCGTGTACCCCACTATCCGGACACTAGTGGCCTGGACACAACGGATTCTCCCCTGCTGCATCTGCGTCATCCATCCACAGCTCCGCACCAGCTTCCATCGACGTCAGGGATGTCCACCAAGCAGCCCGTCTGA
- the LOC108164993 gene encoding uncharacterized protein LOC108164993: MSSLSQWWIASLLCLCLCLCLVPFGEAIECYVCDTSDTEHPFQCGEWFERYDQPDIQPQNCSSVHGAQFCVKHVGRFEGGIGAKRFCSSKDLGNYCDYVRNKGDRMDYRSCIYTCDSDGCNGAVSQLTRPFGNGKWGVAGLMLALWLIWQR, encoded by the coding sequence ATGTCATCGCTGTCCCAGTGGTGGATCGCATCgctgctctgcctctgcttgtgcctgtgcctggtGCCCTTTGGTGAGGCCATCGAGTGCTATGTGTGCGATACGAGCGACACGGAGCATCCCTTCCAGTGCGGCGAGTGGTTCGAGCGGTACGATCAGCCGGACATCCAGCCGCAGAACTGCTCCAGCGTCCATGGGGCACAGTTTTGTGTGAAGCATGTCGGCCGCTTCGAGGGCGGCATTGGAGCGAAGCGCTTCTGCAGCTCCAAGGATCTGGGCAACTATTGTGACTACGTGCGGAACAAGGGTGACCGCATGGActatcgcagctgcatctacACCTGCGACTCAGATGGGTGCAATGGCGCCGTTTCACAGCTGACGAGGCCCTTTGGCAACGGTAAATGGGGTGTGGCCGGCCTGATGCTTGCGCTCTGGCTCATCTGGCAACGCTGA